ATCTACCTTTTTTTACAAAATCCTGTCTGTTGGATAATAAAGCATTCATATGGTCTACGGAGCGTGGATTATTTTTTGAAGTATATAGGATTATACTAAAGTCGAGGTGAACAGAATGGACAAAAAAAGAAAAAAGGAACTTTTAGAAGCATATAAACACAGGCGTCCAGAAATGGGTGTAATTTCTTACTGCTGTAAAGAAACCGGCGAGGTATTTTTGGGTATCTCCAAAGCTACAAAATCAGACTTTAACAGCAATAATATGAAATTGGCAGTCAACTTGCATCCTAATAAACGATTACAGGAACTCTGGAACAAATATGGCTCGGAAGGCTTTGAACTATCAGTTATTAAAGTGTTAAAGTATGATGACCCACATGAAGATCATACAGCAAAATTAGAAAGTTTGAGAGAGCAGTGTCTTGCTGCTGATCCAAATGCAAGGAGGATATGGCGGTGAATGAAAAAGTTGTTATGGTATCAAATTGTTATGAACGTATAGATGGCAGAAATGCTTATAAATCTGATATCAAACGTTTAACATTAGGTGCACCTATGCTGGAAGAAAATAAAAAAATGCAGATTGCCGCACAGATTTGGAAAAATGATAAAGATGGTGAATTGGTTCTGGCTCAGGAGCTACCCATCCATCAAATATTTGACCTAATGATCTTTTTGTCCCGGACCTTACTTTACTTCAAGGAGGCTTACCGACTCCCCCTTTTATATGACCCGGAAAAACCCCTCGTGGAACGTGTTGGGGTACAAGGTGATGTGCTATCTGTAGAGGTGTGTGTAGACAATCAAAACATCAATGAGGACATCAAAGCATTTGCCCAGAGTCTGAATGATTTAGGGGAATTGATTGGAGAACGCAAGCGGGTGCTTAACCGGATTTTAGAAGAATTGGAGTTATATTAATTATGAAACGGACTTGTATTTTATCACCTGCCAGACAGTTAACAGAAGAGGAACAATCTCTTGTCTGGCAAAAGCCGCCTTCACATATTGAAAGTGAAGCAGAAAAACGTATATATCAAGAAATAGTAAGAAATTGGAACCGCGGCGAAATGAAAATCAGTACCATTTTGCTGGAGGGTGATGCAGGTTCGGGAAAAACTCAGCTTGCCAAAGCTTTATCTGCTAATTTTAACTTGCCTTATACGAAAGTAACCTGTTTTGCAGATATGGATAAATCTGATGTGCTGGGTTCTATTCTTCCGGTACTGGAGGAAAAAGGTGATAAATCAGATACTGTTGCATATCGATATTATCCGTCAGAAATTGTACGTGCGTATGAAGATGGATGGCTCTTGGAGATTCAGGAACCCACAGTGATTAGGGATACTGCTGTTTTAATGGCTCTAAATTCTGTATTAGAACCAGATGGCAGTCTAAACTTACCTACCCGTATTGCACGTCGTCATCCTGATTTCATCGCCGTTATAACAACAAACCGAGGCTATAATGGCTACCGTCCTTTAAATGAAGCTTTGCGTGATAGAGTACAACATGCAGAAAAAATGGATTTACCACCCAAAGAAGTTATGATGGAACGGGCCAAAGCTAAGACCGGTTATCAATCAGAAAATGTTCTTTCTCTTTTAGCCGATACAATTATGCTACTGGATGAAACAGCCCGGGCTAATGCAATTAAAGGAGTGGCCGGGATGCGATCCTATATTTTTTGGGTTGATGCCGTTCAAAGTGGTGCCTCAGTACAAAAAACTCTTTATCATAAGGTACTTTACAAAATTACCACTGACCCACAGGAGCTTGCCATTTTAGAGCAGGCCCTGGCAAGTCATGGCTTGACAGATAAGCTTAAGGAATTGGATATTATCTGTAATTCCCAGTCAGACGGAGAAAATCCAGAAGTAATGGAACTTAATATTTCCGAAAACGGAGAATTCTCTGCCAAGACAGATCGAGCTGATAAAAATGCAGTGCTTCTGAGAAAATCAGAAGTCAGTGAGGGGCATTCTGATACGAGCAGTGATGAAAATACTGATATTTCAAGCAATGATAATGGAGAAAATGGCACTCCATTCTATCATGAGCTCGATAAATCAGATACAAACCAATTACAAAAAAAAGAATTTCGTAAACAGTTGAACAGGGAAGCACGGCAAAGTGTTCAAGGCAGCTG
This genomic stretch from Desulfofalx alkaliphila DSM 12257 harbors:
- a CDS encoding GIY-YIG nuclease family protein, which codes for MDKKRKKELLEAYKHRRPEMGVISYCCKETGEVFLGISKATKSDFNSNNMKLAVNLHPNKRLQELWNKYGSEGFELSVIKVLKYDDPHEDHTAKLESLREQCLAADPNARRIWR
- a CDS encoding DUF6530 family protein; protein product: MAVNEKVVMVSNCYERIDGRNAYKSDIKRLTLGAPMLEENKKMQIAAQIWKNDKDGELVLAQELPIHQIFDLMIFLSRTLLYFKEAYRLPLLYDPEKPLVERVGVQGDVLSVEVCVDNQNINEDIKAFAQSLNDLGELIGERKRVLNRILEELELY
- a CDS encoding AAA family ATPase gives rise to the protein MKRTCILSPARQLTEEEQSLVWQKPPSHIESEAEKRIYQEIVRNWNRGEMKISTILLEGDAGSGKTQLAKALSANFNLPYTKVTCFADMDKSDVLGSILPVLEEKGDKSDTVAYRYYPSEIVRAYEDGWLLEIQEPTVIRDTAVLMALNSVLEPDGSLNLPTRIARRHPDFIAVITTNRGYNGYRPLNEALRDRVQHAEKMDLPPKEVMMERAKAKTGYQSENVLSLLADTIMLLDETARANAIKGVAGMRSYIFWVDAVQSGASVQKTLYHKVLYKITTDPQELAILEQALASHGLTDKLKELDIICNSQSDGENPEVMELNISENGEFSAKTDRADKNAVLLRKSEVSEGHSDTSSDENTDISSNDNGENGTPFYHELDKSDTNQLQKKEFRKQLNREARQSVQGSCHEEIKLIVHRPEATAQNREEYHNMAATLLPVIRELIRKTNPLLEHEVSAEFAKSKLYGTKFCADQAASLDFRVFSRKRPPGEEPSLTVGLRIDESASMSAFGRLEAAKQAAVALYEFCTGCGIPIMVYGDTADRSKLEQMSIYAYVDFESKDADEKYALMNIQARSNNRDGMALRIISDRLLNAPQKNKLIISISDGQPKAMPDYTGEKAAYDMKNTLQEFRRKGIHFLAAAIGQDKEAIRELYGAENTLDITDLKQLPARLVQIIARFM